The following are encoded in a window of Kitasatospora fiedleri genomic DNA:
- a CDS encoding histidine phosphatase family protein, translated as MSRPAVWPRIVFWRHGQTSWNLESRFQGTTDIELTDQGVFQAQRAARLLAGLRPDLLISSDLQRARRTAAELAGLTGLEVHHHEGLRETYAGEWQGLTNAEIRARYPEQYEAWANGEQVRRGGGELATEVADRAVPVVLDAVDKLPEGGTLVVVSHGGTIRTMIGRMLGLEPRLWERFGGLSNCCWSVLGQDTRGWRLLEHNAGTLPQPVIGDET; from the coding sequence CTGAGCCGCCCGGCGGTCTGGCCGCGCATCGTCTTCTGGCGGCACGGCCAGACCTCCTGGAACCTCGAATCGCGGTTCCAAGGGACGACGGACATCGAGCTCACCGACCAGGGCGTCTTCCAGGCCCAGCGGGCGGCCCGGCTGCTCGCCGGGCTCCGGCCCGACCTGCTGATCTCCTCCGACCTGCAACGGGCCCGGCGCACCGCCGCTGAGCTCGCCGGGCTCACCGGCCTCGAGGTGCACCACCACGAGGGCCTGCGGGAGACCTACGCGGGGGAGTGGCAGGGGCTCACCAACGCCGAGATCCGGGCCCGGTACCCGGAGCAGTACGAGGCGTGGGCGAACGGCGAGCAGGTGCGCCGCGGCGGCGGCGAGCTGGCCACCGAGGTGGCCGACCGGGCCGTCCCGGTGGTGCTCGACGCGGTGGACAAGCTGCCGGAGGGCGGCACCCTGGTGGTGGTCAGCCACGGCGGCACCATCCGCACCATGATCGGCCGGATGCTGGGCCTGGAGCCGCGGCTGTGGGAGCGCTTCGGCGGCCTCTCCAACTGCTGCTGGTCGGTGCTCGGCCAGGACACGCGCGGCTGGCGGCTGCTGGAGCACAACGCGGGAACGCTGCCGCAGCCGGTCATCGGCGACGAGACCTGA
- the nadD gene encoding nicotinate-nucleotide adenylyltransferase, whose product MGAPAVDARVPGDAPRRRRLGVMGGTFDPIHHGHLVAASEVASAFQLDEVIFVPTGKPWQKSDRQVSPAEDRYLMTVIATAENPQFSVSRIDIDRNGPTYTVDTLRELRGLHPDAELFFITGADALAQIISWRSSEELFDLAHFIGCTRPGHTLSDTGLPVGGVSLVEVPALAISSTDCRVRVAKGEPIWYLVPDGVVRYIHKRALYASARP is encoded by the coding sequence GTGGGCGCACCGGCCGTGGACGCACGGGTGCCGGGAGACGCTCCGCGCAGGCGGCGACTGGGCGTGATGGGCGGCACCTTCGACCCCATCCACCACGGCCACCTGGTCGCCGCCAGCGAGGTGGCGAGCGCCTTCCAGCTGGACGAGGTGATCTTCGTCCCCACCGGGAAGCCCTGGCAGAAGTCCGACCGGCAGGTCTCGCCGGCCGAGGACCGCTACCTGATGACGGTGATCGCCACCGCCGAGAACCCCCAGTTCTCGGTCAGCCGGATCGACATCGACCGCAACGGCCCCACCTACACCGTCGACACCCTGCGCGAGCTGCGCGGCCTCCACCCCGACGCCGAGCTCTTCTTCATCACCGGCGCCGACGCCCTCGCCCAGATCATCTCCTGGCGCTCCTCCGAGGAACTCTTCGACCTCGCGCACTTCATCGGCTGCACCAGGCCGGGCCATACTCTCTCCGACACCGGCCTGCCGGTCGGCGGCGTCTCGCTGGTCGAGGTGCCCGCACTCGCCATCTCCTCCACCGACTGCCGGGTGCGCGTCGCCAAGGGCGAACCCATCTGGTACCTGGTGCCGGACGGCGTGGTCCGATACATCCACAAGCGGGCGCTGTACGCGTCGGCCCGGCCTTGA
- a CDS encoding tetratricopeptide repeat protein has product MADLVRKRNDELARILHQLGWSPERLAREVNAVLPAGLAISSTAPYKWRDRGMVPRSPHDQTVCEVLGRSVGIAVTYEQLWGQMGSHRGAKMLSPRLLTDPWTADTAQTALREAGADGAPVRLTDLFRGDELEQAARHWASPPPPVTGGEGALRIAPEQLADLRLSYESKQRLERTYGGGLILDLAKAELAMLGKLLELGSYDEALGRELYGAASRLARLVGWANYDMGNDAAAQRAFVAALRAAHVSGDPRLGVGVVGCLAVQATYNSGGRGLDPVAMLSTALRAADGVLTPRERALQLGRISRAHGRKGEQISAEAVAELAFRVLADATGHVQERADLEGMVGEGYLLLGEHEQARSLLLTAIGSLSVERARAKALLMVRLADSYRRTGERAEAERTAERARLLAAGMQSARVARALRDFDTAMRAEA; this is encoded by the coding sequence ATGGCCGACCTGGTGCGAAAACGGAACGACGAGCTCGCCCGGATACTCCACCAGCTCGGTTGGAGCCCGGAGCGGCTGGCCCGCGAGGTGAACGCGGTGCTCCCGGCCGGCCTGGCGATCAGCTCCACCGCGCCGTACAAGTGGCGGGACCGGGGCATGGTGCCGCGCTCGCCGCACGACCAGACCGTCTGCGAGGTGCTGGGCCGCAGCGTCGGCATCGCCGTCACCTACGAGCAGCTCTGGGGGCAGATGGGCTCCCACCGGGGCGCCAAGATGCTCTCGCCCCGGCTGCTGACCGACCCGTGGACCGCCGACACCGCCCAGACCGCACTCCGCGAGGCGGGCGCCGACGGCGCCCCGGTGCGCCTGACCGACCTGTTCCGCGGCGACGAACTGGAACAGGCGGCCCGGCACTGGGCCTCCCCGCCGCCGCCGGTCACCGGCGGGGAGGGGGCGCTGCGGATCGCCCCGGAGCAGCTGGCCGACCTGCGGCTGTCCTACGAATCCAAGCAGCGGCTGGAGCGCACCTACGGCGGCGGCCTGATCCTCGACCTCGCCAAGGCCGAACTCGCCATGCTGGGAAAGCTGTTGGAGCTCGGCAGCTACGACGAGGCGCTCGGCCGCGAACTCTACGGGGCGGCCAGCCGGCTGGCCCGGCTGGTGGGCTGGGCCAACTACGACATGGGCAACGACGCCGCCGCGCAGCGGGCCTTCGTCGCCGCGCTGCGGGCCGCGCACGTCTCCGGTGACCCGCGGCTCGGCGTCGGCGTGGTCGGCTGCCTCGCCGTCCAGGCGACGTACAACTCCGGCGGGCGGGGGCTGGACCCGGTGGCGATGCTCTCCACCGCGCTGCGCGCCGCCGACGGCGTGCTGACGCCCCGGGAACGCGCCCTGCAACTGGGGCGGATCTCCCGGGCGCACGGCCGCAAGGGGGAGCAGATCAGCGCGGAGGCGGTCGCCGAGCTGGCGTTCCGGGTGCTGGCGGACGCGACGGGGCACGTGCAGGAACGGGCCGACCTGGAGGGGATGGTCGGCGAGGGGTACCTGCTGCTCGGCGAGCACGAGCAGGCGCGCAGCCTGCTGCTCACCGCGATCGGCTCGCTCTCGGTGGAGCGGGCCCGGGCCAAGGCGCTGCTGATGGTGCGCCTCGCCGACTCCTATCGCCGCACCGGGGAGCGGGCGGAGGCGGAGCGGACCGCGGAGCGGGCGCGGCTGCTCGCGGCCGGCATGCAGTCGGCGCGGGTGGCCCGGGCCCTGCGGGACTTCGACACCGCGATGCGCGCGGAGGCGTAG
- a CDS encoding LytR C-terminal domain-containing protein — protein MTGTSDDQNWFGQHPQPRPPHPQQQPSPQQQQPGYYPQQGYEQQGYEQQDYEQQGYEGYEQQPYGQQAQQPSQQQPYGQGGQYDQYGGSQYQQPGGYPQAAYGEYGDGGQQAGAPGYPAQGYEQSGYEQSGYGQGGYGQSGYPGQGYEQSAGYGQGGYEPQGFEQGGYQGQFDDPGQGGGQQGGDAYGQQQPYDPSYGQQQPESGRYPQSTATQAPGQVPGQASGPGSERAPGRAAGRGVPPGSPVAGAAAGVVPPRTRPGAAGSAGSAGSVGPTGTAASAEEPSELVGGRAAAARAQAKGGDSYTTGEFSFVDEQTEESEDAIDWLKFAESRSEVRAERRRRLRNRLVALLVVVAVLASGTVGYLWWSGKLGGGDDAAAAVGGRYVNVVHLYDPQGKITTALLVDDEGGRKATVLLLPDALQLPSNGDSATTTMSKAPSELGASATRDGLSAVLGAKVAGTWRLDTPYLLLLVTQLGGVKVDTNAEVREGNKADGKVLAPAGKDVLLSGHAAVAYATLQAPGEAPDAQLARFGQVMAGVINAMPTTMAEATDDVHRMNMVPDPSLPESALAGVLVNLAKQAKAGHLSTAVLTTKPDGTLDDATAGKQVKEILGGAIGSAKGTGGSTRVTVVNASGSETSVAAAQVAVINAGMDALPSSAKATEQATSEIRYTDDAKQSAALTLATSMGLPDSAVKKVTDAQNADLVLVVGKDYQPPSQKTQ, from the coding sequence GTGACCGGAACGTCCGACGACCAGAACTGGTTCGGCCAGCACCCCCAGCCCCGCCCGCCCCACCCCCAGCAGCAGCCGTCGCCGCAACAGCAGCAGCCCGGGTACTACCCGCAGCAGGGGTACGAACAGCAGGGGTACGAGCAGCAGGACTACGAACAGCAGGGGTACGAGGGCTACGAGCAGCAGCCGTACGGGCAGCAGGCGCAGCAGCCGTCGCAGCAACAGCCGTACGGGCAGGGCGGTCAGTACGACCAGTACGGCGGCAGCCAGTACCAGCAGCCCGGGGGGTACCCGCAGGCCGCGTACGGCGAATACGGCGACGGCGGGCAGCAGGCCGGCGCTCCCGGGTACCCGGCGCAGGGCTACGAGCAGTCCGGGTACGAGCAGTCCGGGTACGGGCAGGGCGGCTACGGGCAGTCCGGGTACCCCGGGCAGGGCTACGAGCAGTCCGCCGGTTACGGGCAGGGTGGATACGAGCCGCAGGGGTTCGAACAGGGCGGCTACCAGGGGCAGTTCGACGACCCGGGGCAGGGCGGCGGTCAGCAGGGCGGGGACGCGTACGGGCAGCAGCAGCCCTACGACCCCTCCTACGGGCAGCAGCAGCCCGAGTCGGGGCGCTACCCGCAGTCGACCGCGACGCAGGCCCCCGGGCAGGTGCCCGGACAGGCTTCCGGGCCCGGGTCCGAGCGGGCGCCCGGCCGGGCGGCCGGGCGCGGGGTGCCGCCGGGGAGCCCGGTGGCGGGGGCGGCCGCCGGGGTGGTACCGCCGCGGACGCGTCCGGGGGCGGCGGGCTCGGCCGGGTCGGCCGGGTCGGTCGGGCCGACCGGAACGGCTGCGTCGGCGGAGGAGCCGTCCGAGCTGGTCGGTGGCCGGGCGGCGGCGGCCCGGGCGCAGGCCAAGGGCGGGGACTCGTACACCACGGGCGAGTTCAGCTTCGTCGACGAGCAGACGGAGGAGTCCGAGGACGCGATCGACTGGCTGAAGTTCGCCGAGTCGCGCAGCGAGGTGCGGGCCGAGCGCCGGCGGCGGCTGCGCAACCGGCTGGTCGCGCTGCTGGTGGTCGTGGCGGTGCTGGCGTCCGGCACGGTGGGCTACCTGTGGTGGAGCGGGAAGCTCGGCGGCGGGGACGACGCGGCCGCGGCGGTCGGCGGCCGGTACGTCAACGTGGTGCACCTGTACGACCCGCAGGGCAAGATCACCACCGCCCTGCTGGTCGACGACGAGGGGGGCAGGAAGGCGACCGTGCTGCTGCTGCCGGACGCCCTGCAACTGCCCAGCAACGGCGATTCCGCCACCACGACGATGAGCAAGGCCCCGTCGGAGCTCGGCGCCTCCGCCACCCGTGACGGCCTCTCCGCGGTGCTCGGCGCCAAGGTGGCCGGCACCTGGCGGTTGGACACCCCCTACCTGCTGCTGCTGGTCACCCAGCTCGGCGGCGTCAAGGTGGACACCAACGCCGAGGTGCGCGAGGGGAACAAGGCGGACGGCAAGGTGCTCGCCCCGGCGGGCAAGGACGTCCTGCTGAGCGGGCACGCCGCCGTCGCCTACGCGACCCTGCAGGCGCCCGGTGAGGCCCCGGACGCCCAACTCGCCCGGTTCGGCCAGGTGATGGCCGGGGTGATCAACGCCATGCCGACCACCATGGCGGAGGCCACCGACGACGTGCACCGGATGAACATGGTCCCCGACCCGTCGCTCCCCGAGAGCGCGCTGGCCGGCGTGCTGGTCAACCTGGCCAAGCAGGCGAAGGCCGGCCACCTGTCCACCGCCGTGCTCACCACCAAGCCCGACGGCACCCTGGACGACGCCACCGCGGGCAAGCAGGTGAAGGAGATCCTCGGCGGGGCCATCGGCAGCGCCAAGGGCACCGGCGGTTCCACTCGCGTCACCGTGGTCAACGCCTCCGGCAGCGAGACCTCGGTGGCCGCCGCGCAGGTCGCGGTGATCAACGCGGGCATGGACGCGCTGCCGTCCAGCGCCAAGGCGACCGAGCAGGCGACCTCCGAGATCCGCTACACCGACGACGCCAAGCAGTCGGCGGCCCTCACCCTGGCCACCAGCATGGGCCTGCCGGACTCCGCGGTGAAGAAGGTCACCGACGCGCAGAACGCGGACCTGGTGCTGGTGGTCGGCAAGGACTACCAGCCGCCGTCCCAGAAGACGCAGTGA
- the rsfS gene encoding ribosome silencing factor, whose protein sequence is MTVTDRSQELITVAAQAAADKLAHDIIAFDVSEVLSITDAFLIASAANDRQVRSIAEEIEDQLREKLDIKPVRREGEREGRWILLDYLDIVVHVQHSEERSFYSLDRLWKDCPELPLPEDALATRNRPENAVTDAAGNAVSGGDL, encoded by the coding sequence GTGACCGTCACCGACCGAAGCCAGGAACTGATCACCGTCGCCGCACAGGCGGCGGCCGACAAGCTGGCGCACGACATCATCGCCTTCGACGTCAGCGAGGTGCTGTCGATCACCGACGCCTTCCTGATCGCCTCCGCCGCCAACGACCGCCAGGTGCGGTCGATCGCCGAGGAGATCGAGGACCAGCTGCGCGAGAAGCTCGACATCAAGCCGGTGCGCCGGGAGGGCGAGCGCGAGGGCCGCTGGATCCTGCTCGACTACCTGGACATCGTGGTGCACGTCCAGCACTCCGAGGAGCGCTCCTTCTACTCGCTCGACCGCCTGTGGAAGGACTGCCCCGAGCTGCCGCTCCCCGAGGACGCGCTGGCCACCCGCAACCGGCCGGAGAACGCCGTCACCGACGCCGCCGGCAACGCCGTCTCCGGGGGCGACCTCTGA